CGGCCGCTGTTCGAAGGCGAGCTGAACCCCTTTGCCGAAAGCGCCGACACCGATTTCGTCCCCGACATCGCGCTTGTCGACGGGCAGACGGTCGATGGCAATGGCTGGCGCCTGACCGCGGTCCACACGCCCGGCCATACGGCCAACCATACGGCCTTTGCCCTCGAAGAGACCGGCATTCTCTTTTCCGCCGACCATGTCATGGCCTGGGCCACCTCGATTGTCGCCCCGCCCGATGGCGCGATGAGCGATTACATGGCCTCGCTCGACCGGCTGCTGGAGCGCGATGATCGCCTCTATCTGCCCGGCCATGGCGGAGCGGTCACGGCCCCCCAGTCTTTCGTCCGGGCACTCCGCACCCACAGGCGCATGCGCGAACGCGCGGTACTGGAGCGCATCATCAAGGGGGACCGGCGCATCGCCGACATGGTGAGCGTCATCTATGCCTCGACGGATCCCCGCCTGCATGGGGCAGCAGCCTTGTCCGTGCTCGCCCATCTGGAGGATCTCGTGGAGAAGGGGCTGATCGTAACGGATGGTCCGCCGAAGCTTTCAGGGGAGTATCGCCCGGGCTGAGGGAAATAGGCCCAAGGCCAGTCCTCTGCACGCGGCCAAAAAGGGGACGGGCACCAGAGGTCACTCAGTTCCCGGCAATGCCCAGAAGCTCTGCATCCAGCGCATGCAGGAAATCCTCGGCGATGCGGTCGCTGATGCCGAGATCGTGCTGGCCGTAACGGGCGGCCACGCGCATGTCGACCAGCGTCATCTCGGCCTCTTCACGCAGCCGCACCACCGCATCGAAGGGAAGGCCGAAGACCAGCGTACGGGTCGAAAACTGAAGTCGTGCCGTACCTTCCGGTTCGCCGTCGTCGAACGGCACCAATAGGCTGGGCTCTGGCCGGGCGGTGGGCAGCGGACCGCTTTCCGGCAAAGCCTCTTCGGAGGAACCGGGCGTGTCTCCCTCGATCCCCGTCCCCGTCGTCGGCCGAAGCTCCAGCGCCGGCAGGCCGTATTCCTCCCCGCGGCTCGCCGTCACCACCAGCCGGTTCGCCGCCGCCACCTTGCGCACCGCGTCGTAAACGCGGTCGATCGCCCCCTCATAGCGGCGACCATTGAGCCCGGGATAGGCGGCGAGCTGCGCTGCATCGGCATTCTCGGGCAGAGCGGGGCGCGGAAGAAGATGCTGCTCCGCCGCCGGCACGGAGACCCAGGCAGGTCGGTCCAGAAGATCGGTCGCCACCTCGGTGAGCTGCGGCTTGGTGACGTAGAGATAATAGCCGTAACCCGGCAGCGCGAGCGGCAGGGCGGCATAGATCAACGCCCAGACAGCAGCGACCCCGCCCAGGGCCCCGATCTGCCAAAGCCGCGCCAGCCCCAGAAGCGCAAGCGGCACCGAAAGTGCCGCCGGCAGGGCACATGCCAGCACCAGCAGGACGAAATCAGGCGTCGCGAGTGGTCCGAAGCGATGAGCCAGCACCACGACCACCAGCATGCCCAGCGAAAACAGCGCCATCCGCCGCGCGAGAAAGGCGGACCGGGACACCGGACGGTCA
This DNA window, taken from Peteryoungia algae, encodes the following:
- a CDS encoding MBL fold metallo-hydrolase; translation: MSETDEQAVPQFVTEFEALHGMAVPVAEGVQRVTAPNASPFTFHGTNTYIVGRNSVCVIDPGPDNDAHFEALMAALEGREVTHIAVSHTHRDHSPLARRLKQKTGAVIVAEGPHRPSRPLFEGELNPFAESADTDFVPDIALVDGQTVDGNGWRLTAVHTPGHTANHTAFALEETGILFSADHVMAWATSIVAPPDGAMSDYMASLDRLLERDDRLYLPGHGGAVTAPQSFVRALRTHRRMRERAVLERIIKGDRRIADMVSVIYASTDPRLHGAAALSVLAHLEDLVEKGLIVTDGPPKLSGEYRPG
- a CDS encoding DUF1499 domain-containing protein; the encoded protein is MHVRYDRPVSRSAFLARRMALFSLGMLVVVVLAHRFGPLATPDFVLLVLACALPAALSVPLALLGLARLWQIGALGGVAAVWALIYAALPLALPGYGYYLYVTKPQLTEVATDLLDRPAWVSVPAAEQHLLPRPALPENADAAQLAAYPGLNGRRYEGAIDRVYDAVRKVAAANRLVVTASRGEEYGLPALELRPTTGTGIEGDTPGSSEEALPESGPLPTARPEPSLLVPFDDGEPEGTARLQFSTRTLVFGLPFDAVVRLREEAEMTLVDMRVAARYGQHDLGISDRIAEDFLHALDAELLGIAGN